From a single Lentisphaera profundi genomic region:
- the tnpB gene encoding IS66 family insertion sequence element accessory protein TnpB (TnpB, as the term is used for proteins encoded by IS66 family insertion elements, is considered an accessory protein, since TnpC, encoded by a neighboring gene, is a DDE family transposase.) has translation MLEYFKDRKLKLHPEPVNLRKGFNGLTALSNLENLFAGDVYLFINRRRNLLKGLYWDEGGFCIFNKQLERGTFSDMSEAKTELSFREFLLMIHCCKGAYFKIK, from the coding sequence ATGTTAGAATATTTTAAAGATCGTAAGTTAAAACTACATCCCGAACCCGTGAACCTCCGCAAAGGCTTCAATGGCTTAACCGCGTTAAGTAATCTGGAAAATCTCTTTGCAGGAGATGTCTACCTTTTCATAAATCGCCGGCGTAATTTATTGAAAGGTCTCTACTGGGATGAAGGTGGTTTTTGTATTTTCAATAAACAGTTGGAGCGCGGAACTTTTAGCGACATGTCCGAAGCTAAAACTGAGCTTAGTTTTCGGGAATTTCTGCTAATGATCCACTGCTGTAAAGGGGCCTATTTTAAGATCAAATAG